ACCGTATTTGTTTGAAACCAAGAATTTTAAAACCTGCCTTTTGAATACGTGCGAGAACTTCACCTTGAAGATTCTTACGAATACAATCTGGTTTTAGTATTGCTAATGTACGTTCTACTTCCATCTCGTGCGGTACTCCTTCTTCATTGATAAGTATTGTAATAAATAGTAACTATTCAGCAAATAGATAGAAAATATTCGACCACCCCATCCCGATGAATGTCATTCATCGGGACAGAAGGGTCGAAGAAAAACACAATCGCTGAGTAATTACATTAAATCTGTTTCATTTTCATTTTCGTTGCGCTGATGTGCGTTTGATATTCTTCTTAAGACTTTTCCCCTTTGCTTTTTGCTTTTTCACTTTTACACTTTTCTTTTTTACTTTAGCTGAATTTACTTTCTTCAACACCTTCGCAATCGCATCGCCAATGACCGCCGGGCTTTCAACAACAATGATGCCTGCTTTGCGCATTGCTTGCATTTTTTCCTCAGCTGTCCCTTTTCCTCCCGAAATAATGGCACCTGCATGTCCCATCCGTCGACCCGGCGGTGCAGTTTGCCCTGCAATAAATCCAACAACAGGCTTCGTTACGTGCTTTTTTATATATTCCGCTGCTTCTTCTTCTGCCGTTCCGCCTATCTCTCCGATCATAACTATCGCATCTGTCTTCTTGTCTTCGTTGAAAAGTTTTATGATATCTATAAAACGCGAGCCGATGATCGGATCACCACCGATACCTACGCACGTCGATTGTCCAATACCATTTCGCGTAAGCTGCGAGACAGCTTCATATGTTAATGTTCCACTCCTTGAAACTACTCCGACATGCCCCGGTTTATGGATGAAGCCCGGCATAATTCCAATTTTTGCAACTCCCGGAGTAATCACACCCGGACAATTTGGTCCGATAAGCCGTACACCTTTTTTTGTAACATACGCGTATGCCTTCACCATATCACTGGTCGGAATACCTTCTGTAATTGCAACGATGAGTGCTACCCCGGCGTCAGCTGATTCCAGTATTGCATCGGCTGCAAATGCGGCAGGAACAAAAATGATAGAAACATTTGCCCGCTTCATCTGCACCGCTTCTTTGACGGTATTGAATACCATAACCGGCCTCGGCAGCGGATCTTTCTCATTGCCTTGATAACTCGTGCCGCCTTTTCCGGGAGTAACACCGGCAACGATATTTGTTCCATAGGCCATCATTTTTTTTGTATGGAATGTTCCTTCGCTGCCCGTGATGCCCTGCACAACGAGGCGAGTATTCTTATCAACGAGTATGCTCATAATGATTGATATTCTTCTTTTGTGATAAGTTATTTTAGTGGGCAAGTTCTAAAAAATCTGCAATCCTCAGGATTGTCGGTTCGCCAAACTGCGGACCAAGAATTTGCATCCCAATGGGCAATCCCTGATGATCTTCTCCGCACGGAATACTAATGCCGGGAATACCTGCAAGATTTACCGACGTCGTATAAATATCGGAGAGATACATTTGCAGAGGATCGTCCATTTTATCGCCGGCTTTAAATGATGTACTCGGTGAAGTTGGTGCAATCAAACAATCAACGCGTGTGAACGCTTTATCGAAATCTTCTTTAATCAGCCGGCGAACCTTTTGTCCTTTTCGATAATATGCATCATAATATCCTGCAGAAAGAACGTACGTGCCAAGCATAATACGGCGCTTCACCTCCGTGCCAAACCCCTTACTTCGCGATTTGATATACATTTCAGAAAGATCTGCAGCGTCTTCTGCTCTGAAACCATATCGAGCACCGTCATATCTCGCAAGATTAGACGATGCTTCCGCAGTAGCAAGAATATAGTACGTTGCGATTGTATACTCCGTATACGGCAAACTTATTTCTTCAATCGTTGCACCGTTTGCACGTAACATGTCGATCTTCTTTTCTACTGCTTGACGTATTTCTGTATCCAGAGCGTCTCCAAAATATTCTTTTGGAATTCCAATGCGAACACCTTTCACATCTTTTGTCAATTGTGAAGCATAGTTTGGTACAGGCATCTTTGCCGAAGTTGAATCGTTTGGATCATGACCGGCAATGACGTGGAGGACGCTCGCCGCGTCTCTTGTTGTCAGTGCAAGAGGGCCAATGGAGTCGAAAGACGATGCGAATGCTACAAGTCCATAACGAGAAACGCGTCCATACGTTGGCTTTAAGCCGACCACACCGCAAAATGCTGCCGGCTGGCGAATGGAACCGCCGGTATCAGATCCCAAAGATGTTGTTGACATACCTGCACGCACGGCGACAGCAGAACCGCCGCTTGATCCGCCAGGAACGCGGTCTTCATCCTGCGGAAGCTTCACACGTCCATATGCCGAGTTTTCTGTGGATGAACCCATCGCGAATTCATCCATATTATTTTTGCCAATGATGACGGCATCTGCGTCACGCAAACGCTGAACAACAGTGGCATCATACAATGAGACAAAGTTCTCAAGAATTTTAGAGCCGCATGTCACACGTTCGTCTTTTACGCAAATAAGATCCTTGATCGAAACAACCATCCCCGCCAATGGACCTGCATTTCCATCTCGGAGTTTTTTATCTACTGACTTCGCCTGCTCTATCGCTTTATCGGGAAACACAGCAAGAAGCGCATTCAAATGCTTCTTCTCTTCTATCGTAGCAAGATATTCCTTTGTGATATTTTCACAAGTCGTAGTTCCTGATGCAAGTTCTGTTTGTATGACGTCAAACGATCTCATGAATTTTACTACGCATATTTTTGTTTGTGTGAATACTTAGAATTAAGTACGTAGGTTTATTGTTTCGTTTCGTTCTTCTCGTCAAGTTTCCTTGGTTCCTTCTCAACTTCCGATTGTACATCGCGCGCTGCTTTACGAAACTCGCGTATTCCCTCGCCAAGTCCTTTTGCTATTTCAGGAATTTTCCTTGCGCCGAAGAATACAATAATGACAAGTAAAATAAGTATAATTTCTGGACCGCCTATATTGCCCATACTATCTTTTCCTTCTCTATCAAAAAATGATGTTTGATTTCAGCCAACATCTCTGGATGCAAGAATCAACCAATTGGTTTGTTATCGTTCTTCTCGTCGAGCTTCTTCACTTCCTTATCGACTTCATCTTGGACATCTTTTGCCGCTTTACGGAATTCACGAATTCCTTGTCCCAGTCCTTTCGCTAATTCCGGCAGTTTTTTTGCACCGAAGAAAACCAAAATGACGAGTAGAATAAGAAACAATTCGCTGCCACCTATATTTCCAAACATGATAAGACTCCTTATTTAAACAAGTTGATACACAAAACTTTGGATTATCGATTCAAATATTTTTCTACCATCCGCATGCTTCAGAACAGGGTCGGAAGCTCGTTCGGGATGCGGCATCATTCCCAAAACATTTCCGGTTTCGTTGATAATGCCGGCAATACTATTAATCGAACCATTGGGATTTGCCTCGTCGGTGATGTGACCCGATCTATCACAGTAACGAAACACCACTTGTTGATTATCTTCTATTCGTTTCAGTGTTTCAGGATCGGTAAAGTAATTTCCTTCACCATGTGCAATCGGAATTTCAAGAACATCACCCGATGCGCATGTGTTTGTGAACTTCGTGTTTGCATTCTCAACTCGAAGATGCAGGTACTTGCATATGAAAAGTAACGATTTATTCCGCAGCAGCACTCCAGGCAATAATCCGGCTTCAGTCAGAACTTGAAAACCATTACAGATACCGATCACCAGTCCACCGTTGTTTGCAAACCTGACAACATCTTTCATCACAGGTGAGAAACGCGCGATCGCCCCGCACCGAAGATAATCTCCGTACGAAAATCCTCCTGGAAGAATGACGACATCCGCATCGCCGATTGATGCCTCTTTGTGCCAGATGAGGCGAGCATCCTGTTCCATGATTGTCTCTGCCACATAATGCGCATCGTGATCACAATTTGATCCGGGGAAAACAACGACACCAATTTTTACTTTTGCCATGGTGTTTTTCCGCTTACTCGTTCATCAGTTCTGTTGTGAAAGAAAAACTTTCCATAACCAGATTTGCCAAAAGTTTTTCGGATATTTGCTTCGTCATGCGTTCCGCTTCTCCATGCGAATCCGTATCGATGTCCATTTCAATGTACTTGCCAATCCGGACATTACCGACAGATTCAAAGCCAAGAGAATGAATGCCCTGCTCCACAGCTTTTCCTTGCGGGTCAAGAATAGATTTTTTTAACGTCACAAATACTTTTGAATGGAACACGGTCATCTCCTATATATCAATACTTGAGAGTTTCCCTGCTTTGACAGGTTCATTCTCTGTTTTTATAAATTTTAGTTTTACCCATACGACTGCTGCTCTGATGAATCCGAAAATAACATACAGCATGAGCATTTGGAAAAGATAGTTTTTTTCTAAAAACAATTCTGATAATACAACAACAAGGAGTGCGAAGAAAATGACACCAAACTTCCATGGATGTGATTTCAGTTGAAGCTTCGAGATTTTTGGCATCGTGTCATACTTCACATGGCTTACCATCAAGAGAGAGAGAATAACGACAAGAGCGGTCAGTTCAGCACCCGCCATACCGTCGATGGTGATATTCTCTCTACCAAATTGAAGAATGAAAGCACACACGGTTATTGCCTGCATCGGTATTGGAAGTCCATTGAAATAATCTTTATCGAAACCGATAAGCTGTACGTTGAACCGCGCCAATCGAATTGCACCAAGGATAACAGGCAGCGCTGCAATAAGAATCCCCCAGGGTTCTAACGTACGAAGATACACCTGATAGACGATGAACGATGGTGCTGCACCAAAAGAGACCACATCTGCGAGAGAATCGAGCTCAACACCGAATTGACTTGATGAGCGCGTTATCCTCGCCATGGCGCCATCGAGCGAATCAAAAACAGCAGCAAGAATAATAACCCATGCTGCGACGTTAAATTGCCCCTGACTTGCAAAGATCATGGAAAGAAAACCACAAAAGATGTTCAGCGTAGTAAAGATACTTGGAACAACTGTCCGAGTAATTTTCATGTATATTATTTCTCCAGTCTCATCTTTGGATACTCACCCAAGATGGTCTCACCAGCAATAGTGACATCACCAGTCTTTGTTCTTAGATCGACAGATAATGGTAACAACACATCTACACGGGAGCCAAACTTGATCATCCCGAACCGCTCTCCAGCAATAACTGTGTCACTTAATTTCAACGGACACACAATTCGGCGCGCAACGAATCCGGCAATCTGCTTCAACATCACTTTCCCATGTGCACTTTCAAGTCCCACGATCATTTGTTCGTTTTTTTCCGATGCTTTATCTTCGAACGCGGCGAAGTATTCCCCCTTGACGTACCTCGTATACTTTACAGTACCTGAGACCGGATTGCGATTCACGTGAACATTGAGCGGCGACATAAATATACTGACTTGCCAAACATCCGAATGGAAGAATTCATTATCAAATACTTTTTTGACAACAACAATTTTTCCGTCAGCGGGCGCTATAATAAGATTTTCACCGTTTGGCGTTCTACGTTCCGGATCTCGAAAAAAATTCGTAACGAACGCAAGAACTGCAAGCGATACCACGATGAGAGAATAACGATACGACTTCGGCTCAACAAAAAGAAGCGCGAGTAAAATGGTAACAACACATACAGCGGCAATCGTAAAAAAAACATCGTATCCGTATTTTGTAATCATAAAATTCTTAGACCTGCCCTGCTGCATGATAGGAACTGCGCACCAATGGCCCCGATTCTATATGCCGAAATCCCATCCTCAATCCTTCTTCCTTCAACATCGTAAATTCATCCGGATGCACATACCGGTCAATTGGCAGATGTTCCTTCGTTGGCTGGAGATACTGTCCCAGCGTGAGGATGTCACATCCCACAGCATGGGCATCTTTTATCACTTCTAAAATTTCTTCCGTGCGTTCCCCGATACCAAGCATGAGTCCTGTTTTCGTTACAAATCCTTTTTGTTTTGCTCGTCTTAGTACTTCCAGCGATTGTTGATAATTTGCTTGTGGTCTCACTGTCCTATACAATCGCGGTACTGTTTCCAAATTATGATTGAGAATATCCGGTATTGAAGCAAGCACGATGTCGAGTGCTTCTTCGCTGCCTTTGAAATCAGGAATCAATACTTCTATTTTACAGTTCGGAACACGTTCGTGTATCAACCGAACTGTTTCAGCAAATATCGGTGCACCGCCATCCTTTCGCTCATCACGGTTGACAGAAGTAATAACTGCATGCCGAATTTTCATGAGTTCGACTGCTTCTACAACGCGGCGCGGTTCATCCCAGTCCAATCCATAGTCCGGACGGCCGGTCTTCACTGCACAGAACCCGCATGACCGAGTACAAATATCGCCAAGAATCATGAAAGTTGCAGTACCTAAATTCCAGCATTCTCCCATATTCGGACAACGTGCCTCTTCACAGACTGTATGGAGCTTATGGGAACGCATGATACCTTCGAGGCGGGCATATTCCGTTCCACCTGGAATTTTCGCCTTGAGCCACTCAGGTCGGTGCTGCCGCGCAGGTGCTGCTTTGTTTTCCATTATTTCATGAACATCCGTTGCCATTATTACACCAATGGAAAGTCAAAATGCTCTAGATTCCATTTTACACGATATAAAAATTGCCCGCCAAGTGAACCGTCAATAATCCGATGATCAAATGTAAGCGTCAAGTATACCATCGAACGTATGTCGATCGATTCGTTGCCTGAATCATCGCTTACGATGACCGGCCGTTTCTTCACTGCACCGACTCCAAGGATTGCCGCTTGAGGCTGGTTGATAATCGGTGTTCCGATGATACTCCCGAAAATACCATAGTTTGTTATGGAGAATGTTCCGTTGACGATATCATCAGGCAACAATTTTTTAGCACGTGCACGGACAGCTACATCGGTCACTGCCCGCGCTAAACTGATAAAGTCCATTTCTCCAGCATTGCGTACCACTGGAACTATCAATCCGTTCGGTGCAGCAACGGCAATACCAAGATTGATAAAGTTTTTATAAATAATCACATCGCCTTCAAGAGAGCTGTTGACGATGGATAATTCCTTCAGTGCGCTCACTACCGCATAAGCAAAGAAAGGCGTATATGTCAAATTAAAGCCTGCCTGTCTTTCAAACTGTTCTAATATACTCAAACGAAAGTTCACAATCGATGTTAAATCCACTTCATCGATAATGGACACATGAGGAGAAGTGGATACACTCCGTACCATGTGTTCTGCCATCTTTTTCTGGATATTGTCCATCCGGACGAGGCGATAATTTGGTTCTGGATATTTTTTATTCAATTCTGAAATATCAACGGTGTGAATGCCATAGGTCTTTGCGTTGTCAGGACGATGCTTAAGATAATTTAAAATATCATGCTTTGTCACCCGGCCATTGGTACCTGAACCTGCAATTTTATCGAGCTCGCTTTGTTCAACTCCTTCCTTCTTAGCAATCATCCTTACTAAGGGAGAATAGAATCGATGCCTATCTTGCTTT
The genomic region above belongs to Ignavibacteriales bacterium and contains:
- the sucD gene encoding succinate--CoA ligase subunit alpha, coding for MSILVDKNTRLVVQGITGSEGTFHTKKMMAYGTNIVAGVTPGKGGTSYQGNEKDPLPRPVMVFNTVKEAVQMKRANVSIIFVPAAFAADAILESADAGVALIVAITEGIPTSDMVKAYAYVTKKGVRLIGPNCPGVITPGVAKIGIMPGFIHKPGHVGVVSRSGTLTYEAVSQLTRNGIGQSTCVGIGGDPIIGSRFIDIIKLFNEDKKTDAIVMIGEIGGTAEEEAAEYIKKHVTKPVVGFIAGQTAPPGRRMGHAGAIISGGKGTAEEKMQAMRKAGIIVVESPAVIGDAIAKVLKKVNSAKVKKKSVKVKKQKAKGKSLKKNIKRTSAQRK
- the gatA gene encoding Asp-tRNA(Asn)/Glu-tRNA(Gln) amidotransferase subunit GatA, with the translated sequence MRSFDVIQTELASGTTTCENITKEYLATIEEKKHLNALLAVFPDKAIEQAKSVDKKLRDGNAGPLAGMVVSIKDLICVKDERVTCGSKILENFVSLYDATVVQRLRDADAVIIGKNNMDEFAMGSSTENSAYGRVKLPQDEDRVPGGSSGGSAVAVRAGMSTTSLGSDTGGSIRQPAAFCGVVGLKPTYGRVSRYGLVAFASSFDSIGPLALTTRDAASVLHVIAGHDPNDSTSAKMPVPNYASQLTKDVKGVRIGIPKEYFGDALDTEIRQAVEKKIDMLRANGATIEEISLPYTEYTIATYYILATAEASSNLARYDGARYGFRAEDAADLSEMYIKSRSKGFGTEVKRRIMLGTYVLSAGYYDAYYRKGQKVRRLIKEDFDKAFTRVDCLIAPTSPSTSFKAGDKMDDPLQMYLSDIYTTSVNLAGIPGISIPCGEDHQGLPIGMQILGPQFGEPTILRIADFLELAH
- a CDS encoding twin-arginine translocase TatA/TatE family subunit, encoding MGNIGGPEIILILLVIIVFFGARKIPEIAKGLGEGIREFRKAARDVQSEVEKEPRKLDEKNETKQ
- a CDS encoding twin-arginine translocase TatA/TatE family subunit, whose protein sequence is MFGNIGGSELFLILLVILVFFGAKKLPELAKGLGQGIREFRKAAKDVQDEVDKEVKKLDEKNDNKPIG
- the purQ gene encoding phosphoribosylformylglycinamidine synthase subunit PurQ; this translates as MAKVKIGVVVFPGSNCDHDAHYVAETIMEQDARLIWHKEASIGDADVVILPGGFSYGDYLRCGAIARFSPVMKDVVRFANNGGLVIGICNGFQVLTEAGLLPGVLLRNKSLLFICKYLHLRVENANTKFTNTCASGDVLEIPIAHGEGNYFTDPETLKRIEDNQQVVFRYCDRSGHITDEANPNGSINSIAGIINETGNVLGMMPHPERASDPVLKHADGRKIFESIIQSFVYQLV
- the purS gene encoding phosphoribosylformylglycinamidine synthase subunit PurS, whose product is MFHSKVFVTLKKSILDPQGKAVEQGIHSLGFESVGNVRIGKYIEMDIDTDSHGEAERMTKQISEKLLANLVMESFSFTTELMNE
- the pssA gene encoding CDP-diacylglycerol--serine O-phosphatidyltransferase, which codes for MKITRTVVPSIFTTLNIFCGFLSMIFASQGQFNVAAWVIILAAVFDSLDGAMARITRSSSQFGVELDSLADVVSFGAAPSFIVYQVYLRTLEPWGILIAALPVILGAIRLARFNVQLIGFDKDYFNGLPIPMQAITVCAFILQFGRENITIDGMAGAELTALVVILSLLMVSHVKYDTMPKISKLQLKSHPWKFGVIFFALLVVVLSELFLEKNYLFQMLMLYVIFGFIRAAVVWVKLKFIKTENEPVKAGKLSSIDI
- a CDS encoding phosphatidylserine decarboxylase family protein, whose translation is MITKYGYDVFFTIAAVCVVTILLALLFVEPKSYRYSLIVVSLAVLAFVTNFFRDPERRTPNGENLIIAPADGKIVVVKKVFDNEFFHSDVWQVSIFMSPLNVHVNRNPVSGTVKYTRYVKGEYFAAFEDKASEKNEQMIVGLESAHGKVMLKQIAGFVARRIVCPLKLSDTVIAGERFGMIKFGSRVDVLLPLSVDLRTKTGDVTIAGETILGEYPKMRLEK
- the lipA gene encoding lipoyl synthase, whose amino-acid sequence is MATDVHEIMENKAAPARQHRPEWLKAKIPGGTEYARLEGIMRSHKLHTVCEEARCPNMGECWNLGTATFMILGDICTRSCGFCAVKTGRPDYGLDWDEPRRVVEAVELMKIRHAVITSVNRDERKDGGAPIFAETVRLIHERVPNCKIEVLIPDFKGSEEALDIVLASIPDILNHNLETVPRLYRTVRPQANYQQSLEVLRRAKQKGFVTKTGLMLGIGERTEEILEVIKDAHAVGCDILTLGQYLQPTKEHLPIDRYVHPDEFTMLKEEGLRMGFRHIESGPLVRSSYHAAGQV
- a CDS encoding dihydrolipoamide acetyltransferase family protein yields the protein MRVEIIMPKMGESIFEGTIIRWVKKVGERIEKDETILEISTDKVDSEIPSPTQGILTKILVEEQQTVPVGTVIAYIETDLSAGVELTHHTDKKIPAKEHSEEPGVSQSNASSFAHSQKQDRHRFYSPLVRMIAKKEGVEQSELDKIAGSGTNGRVTKHDILNYLKHRPDNAKTYGIHTVDISELNKKYPEPNYRLVRMDNIQKKMAEHMVRSVSTSPHVSIIDEVDLTSIVNFRLSILEQFERQAGFNLTYTPFFAYAVVSALKELSIVNSSLEGDVIIYKNFINLGIAVAAPNGLIVPVVRNAGEMDFISLARAVTDVAVRARAKKLLPDDIVNGTFSITNYGIFGSIIGTPIINQPQAAILGVGAVKKRPVIVSDDSGNESIDIRSMVYLTLTFDHRIIDGSLGGQFLYRVKWNLEHFDFPLV